The Glutamicibacter mishrai DNA window CTTCCTGATGCTGAACGTGCACGACGACGTCTCCGTAGTCCAGCAGGACCCAACGGCCCATGCCGAAGCCCTCACGGCGGACCGGACGCATGCTGTATTCCTCCAGCACCTTGGCCTGAATTTCGTCGACGATTGCGTTCACCTGCGGTTCTGATCCACCAGAGACAATCAAGAAGGCGTCGGTAACGCCCAGGCGGTCCGCTACGTCGAGCGCGACCATGTTTTCTGCCAACTTTTCAGATGCAGCGTGTGCTGCAATCTTCACGAGGGCAATTGAATCTGCGTGTGCTCCCATTGAGTGGGGTGTCTCCTTGTTAGAGGTGTAGATCGAGAACTTAATTTTGCTACGAAACTAGTTGCCTAGCAACATGATAAGCCCCGCAATGAGCGCAGCTCCACCGACGCTTAATGCGAGGATCATGGCTATAAGCATGTTGTTGGCACGACGAACGCCGTGGGTTTGAACGTCCAGCGGCTCCAGGCCGTGAGCGTTCACGGCGTCAATGCGTGGCATCTGGACATCGGAAACTGCTTCCGAAGACGCAACGGCCTTCTTGGCGTCCGCATTTGGCTTGGCCGGAGTCTTGGCTGCAGGCTTGGCATCTGCCTTCGGAGCTGATTTCGGTGCCGGCTTAGGCGCAACCTTTGCCGCTGGCTTAGGTGCCGGTGCAGCTGACTTGGCGGATGCCGGCTTTGGAGCTGGCTTAGGTGCCGGTGCAGCTGACTTGGCGGATGCCGGCTTTGGAGCTGGCTTATCTGGTTCAGCGGTTTTGACGGCAGGCTTCTTGGCTGCTGGTGCCGCTTCATCTTTCTTGGAGCTGATCTTGCCATCAGAATCAAGATTCAGGGACACGCTCTGGGTTTTTGGACCCTGCACGCCGGTCTTGGCGATGCGGTCTTCCACCTCGCGGATGTTGCCCATGGCACCGGTGAACGGATCAGATGACTTATCGTCTTTGCCCTGCTTAGCGTTTTCTACGCGCAAGCGCTCACGTTCTGCGGCACGACGAGAGATAATCGCTGCGCGGGCAGCCATTTCACGCTGGTGGGCCAGGACTTCAAGATCGATCTCGGAGTCATCTTCGCCCAGCAGGTTCGGATCAATTGGTGCTTTAGGGGCATGCGCACGACGTGCAGCCAACGCCTGCTCAACGCTCATGACTGTCGTCTCAGGCGAATCATCGTCAGCTGCGGGCTTCTTTGCCGGCTTGGCAACGGGTTTAGGTGCTGCTGCCGGGTCGGCCTTACCCTGTTCGGCGAGGGCCTGCAGGCGTAGCTGGCGCCGGGTCAAAGGCTTGGGATCATCTGCCGGTTCAACCGTTGGAATATGGCTCGTAAGTGCATCCACTTCGCCTTCAAGGCGGCGGCGTTCACGCAGAGCTTCGCGGTTGCGGGCTCGACGAAGCGAAGCGCGCTCCCCCATTGGTTCTTGAGCCGGATTCTCGTCGGCGGTGGAACCAGCGGTCGATGGAGCTTTGGCTTCAGGTGCAGCAGGAGCCTGCGCCTTAGATGCTTGCGCCTGGTTGTCCTTTGGAGGCTCCACCTTGTTAACATCAGGCTTTTCAGCAGGCTTTGGCTGGGCTTTTGGAGCCGCCGCTGCCTGCTTGGAAACAGTCTGATCAGCCGGCTTTTGGGCCGCGGATTCAGGTTTGGCTGACGGTGCAGGTTTAGGGGCTGGTTTGGCCGCTTGTGGCTTGGCCGGTTCCGGTTTCGGAGTTGGCTTTGCAGCGGGAGCCGCTTCAGCTTTCGCTGGCGTTGCCGATTGCTCGGACTCCCCCGCCTTTTTCTTGTCTGCGAGTTCTTTGGCCTCTTGTTCTGCCTTGCTGCTTGCGAGCAAAGCTTCCATTTCGGCACGTCGCTTTTCGCGCAGAGCTCGCCTGCTAGAAACCGGCTGCGAGTTATCGCTCATCCTGTACTTCTCCCGACCGCATAGACAAATACCGTCACCCTTACCTAGAGATTATGCCGTGTTACGTCACCTAATGTGAGGTTACGACTCGGTATACAGCCCATATTTTGCAATGTACTGCACCACACCATCGGGCACAAGGTACCAGACTGGCTTATCGGCAGCGACTCGTTCACGGCAATCCGTTGAAGAAATTGCCAGTGCTGGAATCTCCAACTGCGACACGTTGTCGCGGCCAAGATCGCTCATGACATATCCCGGACGGCTCACGCCAACAAAATTCGCGAGGTCCCAAACCTGATCGATATCACGCCAGCTCATGATCTGGCTCATCGCGTCTGCACCGGTGATGAAGAACAGTTCCGCATCTGGGCGTTGCGCACGCAAATCCAGCAAGGTGTCACGAGTGTACGTGGCCCCTTCTCGATCAATATCCACTCGGCTGACGGTAAATCGCGGGTTTGATGCCGTGGCAATGACGGTCATCAAGTAACGATGTTCCGCGCTCGTGACCTGCTTGTCAGCTTTCTGCCAAGGCTGGCCGGTGGGTACGAAAACTACCTCATCCAGGTCGTACTCGGCAGCCACCTCGCTGGCGGCGACCAAGTGGCCGTTGTGAATGGGGTCAAAAGTACCGCCCATCACGCCGAGGCGCAATGGGCGGTCACTATGCTGCCGCTCGCTCAAGACTAGTGGCTATGTGGTTCGTGAGTCTTGAACTGGCGGTGAATGTCCTGTTCTTCATCCTTCACCGAGTGGCGGTTGCCGACATTGGTGTAGGAAACAGTGATCAATAGCAAGATCATCAGTGCAACAAAGATGCCGCCACCAATAAGCAGGGACCAGGTGTGTCCACCCAAGCCAGTCTCAGCGGCTTCAGAGGCCAGAATCAGCGCGTTCAAGTAATTCTCCAGTCCTATTTACGGTTGCCATTGGCACATCGGCAAAGGCCGAGGCCCCAATGGTCCGAAAAGTAACGGTACGTTTCTTCTACATCCTACCGAAAACGGCGGTCAGAAACTATTTACGAACGTGTCCGTCGCCTTGGACAATCCACTTCGTTGTCGTCAGTTCGGTCAGGCCCATCGGTCCACGTGCATGCATTTTTTGCGTTGAGATACCAACTTCAGCGCCAAGGCCGAGCTGCCCACCGTCGGTAAAGCGAGTCGAAGCGTTCACGATGACGGCAGCAGATTCGATCTCGGCGATGAATAGCTCAGCAGCAGCCAGTGACGAGGTGAGAATCGCTTCGGTGTGGCCGGTTGAGTATTCGCGAATGTGGTCCAGCGCCTCGTCGATGTCATCGACGACCTTGACCGCGAGATCCATATCCATGTATTCAACGCGCCAGTCTTCGTCCTGGGCTGGAACGGTTTCCAGATCAGGCACGAGAGCTGCAGCACGTTCATCTACGTGCAGGGTCACACCTGCTGCGGAGAGCGCCTTGAGCACCGAGGGTGCGACTTTCGAGTCCTTATGAATCAGCAAGGTCTCTACGGTATTGCATACGCTTGGGCGTTGGGTCTTAGCGTTCATCAGGATGTCGATGGCCATCTGCTCTTCAGCCGAGGAATCCAAGAAGATATGAACGTTGCCTTCGCCGGTCTCAATCACTGGCACCTTGGCGGTGGTGACAACACGTTGAATCAGATCGCGTCCGCCGCGAGGGATCAGCACGTCGATCTTGCCGCGAGCACCCATCATGGCGTCGGCGCCCTCGCGACCGAACTGATCGATGGATGTCACCAGATCGCGTGGAAGCGAAACGGATTCCAAAGCGTCGCGAATGATCGAGACGAGGGCTTGGTTCGAGTGCAGTGCAGCAGTTCCGCCGCGCAGCAACACTGCGTTGCCGCTCTTCAGCGACAAGCCGGCGATATCAACCGTGACGTTGGGACGGGCTTCGTAAATCGTGCCGATGACGCCCATGGGGACGTTGATCTGGCGCATGCGCAGACCATTTGGCAAAGTCTCGCCGCGGACCACGCGACCCACGGGATCCGGCAGGCCTGCGAGTTCATGCAGGGCGGAAATCAAACCGTCAACGCGCTTGTCATCAAGTTTCAGGCGATCCAGCATGGCCACGGACGTGCCATTGGCCTGTCCGGCTTCCAAGTCCTTCTTGTTTTCCTGGAAGATCTTGGAGCGGTTCGTGTCGATTCCTGATGCGATCGCCAGCAGTGCACGGTCTTTCCAGTCGCGGTTGGCGCGCTTGAGCACTCGCGAGGCACGGCGAGCTCGATCAGCGAGCTGATAAACCGAACCAGTGACGTCGGAGATCTGTTCTTCTGTTCGTACTGCGTCGATACTCATAGTTTCCATCCTAGAAAATAGGTTCGATCAAAGCTAGGCCATCGACATGCACGACCGATTTATCGTAACCTTCGCCGAGCTGCTCAACGAGATCGCCGGTGTTCTGACCCAGCATCTCGGGCAGCTCCTCGGAGCTGTAGTTCACCAGGCCGCGGGCAAATGGCACACGATCTGATCCGCAGATTTCTACTACGTCGCCGGGCTCGAAGGCGCCTTCTACGTCAATGATGCCGGCGGCCAGCAGAGAATTGGTGCCGCGGGAGATCGCCTGGACTGCTCCGTCGTCTAGGATCAGCCGGCCCTCGATGCTTGCAAGGTACGCAAGCCATACGTCACGGGCAGAGCGGCGCGAATTTCGTGCGGCGAACCAGGTTCCCACATCCTCGCCGCGTAACGCCTTGGCGGCGTTGTCGGTGCTGGTGACCAATGTCGGAATGCCGGCGGAGGAGCTCATGGTGGCGGCGTCGACTTTGGTGATCATGCCGCCGGTACCGACGCCTGCTGCGCCCGGGGTGCCCAGGTCGACGGCTTCCAGCTCGTCAGGATGCTCGATGGTGGTGATGCGGCTGCCGCCGTCTTCAGGATGCGCGTCGTAAACGGAATCGACATCCGAGAATAGGAGCAGTGCGTCGGCCTTGACTAGGTGCGCTACCAGGGAGGCAAGGCGGTCGTTGTCGCCGAAGCGGATTTCGCGTGTTGCCACGGCGTCATTTTCATTGACGATGGGAAGGACGCCAAGATTCAAGAGGCGCACGAGGGAGCGCAGGGCGTTGGTGTAGGACGAGCGCCGCATCAAGTCGTCGGCGGTCAGCAGGACCTGGCCGACTCGCAAGTCGTGCTCTTCAAATAGCTGCGTGTATTCGGCCAGCAGCAAGCCTTGGCCGACAGCCGCGGCGGCCTGCTGGGTTGCCAGGTCCTTAGGACGCTTTGGCAAACCCAGCGGGGCCAGGCCGGCAGCAATTGCACCGGAAGAAACGAGGATTACCTCGGTACCGTTGTTCACGGTTTCGGCGAGAGTGTCCACCAAGAACTTCAGTCTTTCATGGGATATTCCCCCGCTAACCGTGGTCAGTGAGCTGGATCCAACCTTTACTACGAGTCGCCGTGCGTCCGGCAATTCGTGAGGAGAGGTAATGGCTGAAATAGTCTTAGTGGCACTTTCACTCATACTTTATTCTTCCTCCTGTGCTGCCTTCTTTCCAGCAGCGTTTTTTGCGTTCTTGGCGTTGACCGATTCGGTCCAGATTCCGGCCTTGCGTTCGGCTTCCAGCTCCTGACGAGCGGCGGCCTTGGCGGCCTTCCGGTCCTCGTGTTCGGCGCGCTTTTCTTCGCGGGTCTTTCGATTGCCGCGGTCTTCGAGTCGCACGTCTTCGCCACGGCGGCTGCCGCCGAGCAATTCCGCGCCGGCAGCCATGGTTGGCTCCCAGTCAAAGACCACAGAATCTTCTTCGGAACCAATGACGACAGCGTCGCCCGGCTTGGCTCCGGCCTTGAATAGCTTGTTTTCTACCCCCAGTTTGGCCAGGCGGTCAGCAAGGTAGCCGACAGCCTCATCATTTCGGAAGTCGGTCTGCATGATCCAGCGTTCCGGCTTTTCGCCGATAACGCGCCACAATGGCTCAAGGTTTTGTTCCTCGCGGCGAATGTAGAACTCTTCCTTGTTGCTAAAGCGCGGACGGATCACTGGCACCTCGACTACCGGTGCCTCGACGACCTGCTCGGCTCGCGCTTGTTCTACCAATTCAGCCATAGCGAAGGACAGTTCACGCAATCCGTTACGTGACAGGGCTGAGATTTCAAACACGCGGTATCCGCGCTTTTCCAGCTCTGGGCGCACGAATTCAGCCATCTCAGCGCCATCTGGCATGTCGACCTTGTTGAGCGCAATCAGCTTAGGGCGATCAATGAGCGGAACGATTGTGCCGTCGGTTCCGGCGAAAGTGGAGTCGGCTTCGTAGTTCGCCAGCTCGGCTTCGATGATGTCCAGGTCGGTGATCGGATCACGATCGGATTCCAGTGAGGCGCAGTCCAAGACGTGCACGATGGCAGCGCAACGCTCAACGTGGCGCAGGAACTCGTGGCCCAGGCCCTTGCCCTCGGATGCGCCAGGGATCAGCCCTGGGACGTCGGCGACGGTGAAGCGGGTCTCGCCTGCCTGGACGACACCCAGGTTCGGGACCAGGGTGGTGAATGGATAATCGGCGATCTTCGGGCGCGCAGCGGAAACTGCAGCGATCAACGAGGACTTGCCAGCCGATGGGTAGCCCACCAGTGCGATGTCGGCCATGGACTTGAGCTCCAGGACGATGTCCTGGCTGGTTCCGGGAATGCCGAGCAAGGCAAAGCCTGGTGCCTTGCGCTTGTCAGAAGAGATGGCTGCGTTGCCCAGGCCGCCCATGCCGCCGATGGCAGCGATGTACTCGTCGCCGACGTTGATCAGGTCGCCGAGGATGTCGCCGTCCTTGGACTTCACCACGGTGCCGGCAGGCACGCCGAGGATCAGGTCTTCGCCGTGCTTGCCCGGGTGCAGTCCACCCTTGCCTGGCTCGCCGTTGCCGGCCTTGCGGTGTGGCAGGTGGTGGAAGTCCAGCAGCGTGGTGACCTGGGGGTCGACGCGCAAGATGATGTCGCCACCCTTGCCGCCGTTGCCGCCATCGGGTCCGCCAAGCGGTTTGAATTTCTCGCGCTTGATGGACACACAACCGTGGCCACCATTACCTGCGGTGACATGAAGGGTTACGCGATCAACGAATGCAGCCACGGGGCCATCTTCTCCTAGAACGGGGGTGCGAGTTGTTCTCGCAGAAAAAGTCTATCTACGCACACAAGGGGCGGACCGAATAACGGCCCACCCCTTCTGTACTAAAAAATTTGCCTGATGCCTGAATTAGGCAGCAGCAACAATGTTCACCACGCGGCGACCACGACGGGTGCCGAACTCGACTGCACCAGCAGCCAAGGCGAACAGGGTGTCATCCTTGCCACGACCTACGCCGGCGCCTGGGTGGAAGTGGGTGCCACGCTGACGAACGATGATTTCGCCAGCCTTGACTTCCTGACCACCAAAGCGCTTTACGCCTAGGTACTGTGCGTTGGAATCGCGACCGTTGCGAGTGGAACTCGCACCTTTCTTATGTGCCATGCCTTTTAGCCTCTTTCGCTACAAAAATGGATATTACGATCAGCCAGAATTAGGCGATCGAGGTGACCTTGACCTTGGTCAGAGCGGCACGGAAGCCCTGGCGCTTCTTGTAACCGGTCTTGTTCTTGTACTTCTGGATAACGATCTTCTCGCCACGAAGGTTTTCTACAACCTCAGCGGTGACCTTGACCTTAGCCAGATCAGCAGCGGCGGAAGTTACCTTCTCGCCATCTACCAACAGCAAAGCAGGAAGCTCGATGGAGCTACCTGGGGCAGCCTGAAGACGGTCAACGGTGATGAGGTCTCCTACGGAAACCTTCTCCTGGTGGCCGCCTGCGCGGACAATTGCGTACACCACGTGGGTACTCACTTCTACTCGACGTTTATTGTCTTACCGGCGCAGATATCGACCCGAACACCCATAAATGAGTGCGTATCCCGGGGATCTCATGCGCTTGTGCCTTGACGCCGAGCGGACGGAAAGTCCGTGATCTTGGCGTTTAGCACCGATCAACTAGATTACGCTAGTCCACACCACTGGGGCAAATACAAACTGCCCCAGCGGGTGAAGCGTGACCAAGTTCATCTATTTCAGCTCGCGCACCGGAACGCCGACACCGAACATTACCGGTTGCCCGGCAGGCTCAGCTGGCTTTTCGTTTTGCGAACTGGAGGCATCCATTTGAACTACCGAACCGGTAGCGGCGGATACCTCTGCCACGAGAACCTCTGCAGTCGCGTCGCCCTGAGCCGAGGTGGCTCGACGGCTGCGTCGCTTTGGTTTCGTGGAATTCTGTGGGGCCACCGCGCTAGCGGCAGCCGAAGCTTCGACAGGGGCCTTGGCCTCGGTCGCGACCGGAGCGCTCGACGCTGGCATAGCCAGACCGGTCAGCACCGGCTGGTCCTGCACCGACACGGCACCAGCGCCCTGCGGGCGTGAAGCCCGGCGGGAACGCTTGCGAGGCTGCTCAGCAGGCTTGGACTCATCGTCCGCAACAGGGGCAACTGGCTGCTGCTCCTGAACGGCCTGATCGGATTCTGCCGGCTGGGCTTCCTGCTGCTGCGCCTCGCCCTGTGAACGGTTGCGTCCACGGGAGCGCGAGCGGCGACGCGGCTTGCGCGACGACTCGCCATTCTCCTCATCGCTCTCGTCCTTGCCCGGCAGGGCAGCTTCAAGGGCTTCAAGGGTTACGGCGACTTCGGCGGCAACCGGAGTGCTGGTCTTGATAACAGGAATCTGCTCGCCTTCGATGCTCACAGCGTTCTCCACGTGTGGCTCCAGGTGCGATGCGGCGGCGATGCTTGCCAACGCATTGCGGGTAGCTTCATCCTTCTCGCCGTTCGGCGCAGCCTCCTGCTTGGCAGCTGGCTTGGCCTCGTCCTTCTCGCCACCGCGGCGGCGGCGTGAATTGCGGCTCGGCTTCTCGCTGAACTTCTTGGCGTGGGGTTCGCCAGCGGAGTTGAAGGTGCGGCGCGACTCAACCGGCTCTTCGTGGGTGATGACACCCGCGCCAGCGCAGTGCTCGCACTCTTCGCCGAAGACCTCAAGCAGGCCGGTGCCCATGCGCTTGCGAGTCATCTGGACCAGGCCCAGGGAGGTCACTTCGGCCACCTGGTGCTTGGTGCGGTCACGGCCCAGGCACTCCACCAGGCGGCGCAGTACCAGATCGCGGTTGGATTCAAGGACCATGTCGATGAAGTCGATGACGATAATGCCGCCGATATCACGCAGGCGCAGCTGGCGGACAACTTCCTCGGCCGCTTCCAAGTTGTTCTTGGTGACGGTTTCTTCGAGGTTGCCGCCCGAGCCGGTGAATTTGCCGGTGTTCACGTCAATGACGGTCATCGCTTCGGTGCGGTCGATGACCAGCGAACCACCCGATGGCAGGTAGACCTTGCGGTCCAGCGCCTTGGCGATCTGCTCATCAACACGGTAGTTGGCGAAGATATCCTCTTCGGACTCCCACTTCTCCAGGCGGCCCATCAGATCCGGTGCCACGTACATGACGTAGGCCTCGATGGTGTCCCATGCGTGCTCGCCGGAAACGATCAGCTTGGTGAAGTCCTCATTGAAGACATCGCGAACGACCTTGATGGTCAGATCCGGCTCGGAGTACAGCAGTTCCGGAGCCAGGGTCTTGGTGGAGTTGGCCTGCTCTTCGATACCTTCCCACTGCGCGCGCAGTCGGTTGATGTCGTTGGTCAGCTCTTCTTCCGAGGCGCCTTCAGCGGCCGTGCGGACAATGACGCCGGCGTTTTCCGGCAGGTGATCCTTCAGGATCTTCTTCAGGCGCTGGCGCTCGACATCTGGCAGCTTGCGCGAGATGCCGGTCATCGAACCACCTGGCACGTAGACCAGGTAGCGGCCCGGCAGGGAGATCTGGCTGGTCAGGCGGGCACCCTTGTGTCCCACAGGGTCCTTGGTGACCTGCACGAGCACCGAGTCGCCGGCCTTCAGCGCGTTTTCAATGCGACGCGGCTGGCCTTCAAGGGCCGCTACATCCCAGTTGACTTCGCCTGCATACAACACGGCATTGCGACCGCGTCCGATATCGACGAAGGCAGCTTCCATGGACGGAAGGACGTTCTGGACCTTGCCGACATACACATTGCCGATCAGGGAGTCCTGCTGGGTCTTGGAAACGAAGTGCTCTGCGAGTACCCCATCTTCAAGCACGCCGATCTGGATACGGTCCTCGCGCTGGCGCACGATCATCTTGCGCTCTACGGATTCACGGCGCGCCAAGAACTCGGCTTCGGTGATGACCTGGCGGCGGCGTCCGGTCTCGCGGGATTCACGGCGGCGCTGGCGCTTGGCCTCAAGGCGAGTCGATCCGCGCACGGAGGTCACCTTGTCACTGGCGGAGCTGTGGCTTTCGATGCTGCCACGTGGCGCGCGGACGCGGGTTACGGTGTTTGGCGGATCGTCTTGTGAACCACCCTCGAGCTCCAGGTCCACATCGCCGCGGCGGCGGCGGCGACGGCGACGTGAGGTCACGTCATCGCTTTCGGCCTCGGCAGTTTCCTGGCGCGCTGGCTCCTGCTTTTTGGCAACAACCTGTGCCAAGACGGCCTGGGCGGTTTCAGGCACGGCGAATGGATTCAAGATCATGGAGCTGCCGTGCTCGGCCAATAGCTGGCCGGTGTGGTCCTCTACGGACTCGGTGGCGGCTTGTGCCACCGACTGGTCGTCTGCTGCAGCTTCTGCGTTCACGGCTTCTTCGGTGCCGAGCTGTGCTGCTTCGGTCTTGGCCGCTGCTTGCTCGACCGCCTCGTCGCTGGCTGCATGGCGTGCCACCTGTGCACGACGCTCAGCCTGGCGGCTGGCACGCTGGGTGGTATCAGGCGTAGAAACCTGAGTGCGGCGAGTGGCTCGCCAGCGGTATGGGCTTTCTTCAATGCCGGCTGCGGCATTGAGCTCGGCCAGAGTCATGGCGCGACGCAATGGCCGCGCAGGGGTGGTTGAAACGCTGGTACGACGGGCTCGCGTTGAACGGTTGCCCCGCTTGTTACCTTGCGCTCCACCCTTTCGTTGATTTGCTGCGCTCATTTAAATTCGCGTACTCCTACTTTGTCCCGCTTTGGCATCCTCCACAGACGGCGCCGTAGCTGAAACTACAATCATCACGTGTCCTTGACCGGTTTCTTTAAACCAGCCAGACACAAAAGCTCGCTATT harbors:
- the nadD gene encoding nicotinate-nucleotide adenylyltransferase yields the protein MSERQHSDRPLRLGVMGGTFDPIHNGHLVAASEVAAEYDLDEVVFVPTGQPWQKADKQVTSAEHRYLMTVIATASNPRFTVSRVDIDREGATYTRDTLLDLRAQRPDAELFFITGADAMSQIMSWRDIDQVWDLANFVGVSRPGYVMSDLGRDNVSQLEIPALAISSTDCRERVAADKPVWYLVPDGVVQYIAKYGLYTES
- the proB gene encoding glutamate 5-kinase encodes the protein MSESATKTISAITSPHELPDARRLVVKVGSSSLTTVSGGISHERLKFLVDTLAETVNNGTEVILVSSGAIAAGLAPLGLPKRPKDLATQQAAAAVGQGLLLAEYTQLFEEHDLRVGQVLLTADDLMRRSSYTNALRSLVRLLNLGVLPIVNENDAVATREIRFGDNDRLASLVAHLVKADALLLFSDVDSVYDAHPEDGGSRITTIEHPDELEAVDLGTPGAAGVGTGGMITKVDAATMSSSAGIPTLVTSTDNAAKALRGEDVGTWFAARNSRRSARDVWLAYLASIEGRLILDDGAVQAISRGTNSLLAAGIIDVEGAFEPGDVVEICGSDRVPFARGLVNYSSEELPEMLGQNTGDLVEQLGEGYDKSVVHVDGLALIEPIF
- the rplU gene encoding 50S ribosomal protein L21; this translates as MVYAIVRAGGHQEKVSVGDLITVDRLQAAPGSSIELPALLLVDGEKVTSAAADLAKVKVTAEVVENLRGEKIVIQKYKNKTGYKKRQGFRAALTKVKVTSIA
- the rsfS gene encoding ribosome silencing factor, with amino-acid sequence MGAHADSIALVKIAAHAASEKLAENMVALDVADRLGVTDAFLIVSGGSEPQVNAIVDEIQAKVLEEYSMRPVRREGFGMGRWVLLDYGDVVVHVQHQEDRVFYALERLWADCPVIELPEELTQQNQ
- a CDS encoding Rne/Rng family ribonuclease, with amino-acid sequence MSAANQRKGGAQGNKRGNRSTRARRTSVSTTPARPLRRAMTLAELNAAAGIEESPYRWRATRRTQVSTPDTTQRASRQAERRAQVARHAASDEAVEQAAAKTEAAQLGTEEAVNAEAAADDQSVAQAATESVEDHTGQLLAEHGSSMILNPFAVPETAQAVLAQVVAKKQEPARQETAEAESDDVTSRRRRRRRRGDVDLELEGGSQDDPPNTVTRVRAPRGSIESHSSASDKVTSVRGSTRLEAKRQRRRESRETGRRRQVITEAEFLARRESVERKMIVRQREDRIQIGVLEDGVLAEHFVSKTQQDSLIGNVYVGKVQNVLPSMEAAFVDIGRGRNAVLYAGEVNWDVAALEGQPRRIENALKAGDSVLVQVTKDPVGHKGARLTSQISLPGRYLVYVPGGSMTGISRKLPDVERQRLKKILKDHLPENAGVIVRTAAEGASEEELTNDINRLRAQWEGIEEQANSTKTLAPELLYSEPDLTIKVVRDVFNEDFTKLIVSGEHAWDTIEAYVMYVAPDLMGRLEKWESEEDIFANYRVDEQIAKALDRKVYLPSGGSLVIDRTEAMTVIDVNTGKFTGSGGNLEETVTKNNLEAAEEVVRQLRLRDIGGIIVIDFIDMVLESNRDLVLRRLVECLGRDRTKHQVAEVTSLGLVQMTRKRMGTGLLEVFGEECEHCAGAGVITHEEPVESRRTFNSAGEPHAKKFSEKPSRNSRRRRGGEKDEAKPAAKQEAAPNGEKDEATRNALASIAAASHLEPHVENAVSIEGEQIPVIKTSTPVAAEVAVTLEALEAALPGKDESDEENGESSRKPRRRSRSRGRNRSQGEAQQQEAQPAESDQAVQEQQPVAPVADDESKPAEQPRKRSRRASRPQGAGAVSVQDQPVLTGLAMPASSAPVATEAKAPVEASAAASAVAPQNSTKPKRRSRRATSAQGDATAEVLVAEVSAATGSVVQMDASSSQNEKPAEPAGQPVMFGVGVPVRELK
- the rpmA gene encoding 50S ribosomal protein L27 gives rise to the protein MAHKKGASSTRNGRDSNAQYLGVKRFGGQEVKAGEIIVRQRGTHFHPGAGVGRGKDDTLFALAAGAVEFGTRRGRRVVNIVAAA
- a CDS encoding glutamate-5-semialdehyde dehydrogenase; translation: MSIDAVRTEEQISDVTGSVYQLADRARRASRVLKRANRDWKDRALLAIASGIDTNRSKIFQENKKDLEAGQANGTSVAMLDRLKLDDKRVDGLISALHELAGLPDPVGRVVRGETLPNGLRMRQINVPMGVIGTIYEARPNVTVDIAGLSLKSGNAVLLRGGTAALHSNQALVSIIRDALESVSLPRDLVTSIDQFGREGADAMMGARGKIDVLIPRGGRDLIQRVVTTAKVPVIETGEGNVHIFLDSSAEEQMAIDILMNAKTQRPSVCNTVETLLIHKDSKVAPSVLKALSAAGVTLHVDERAAALVPDLETVPAQDEDWRVEYMDMDLAVKVVDDIDEALDHIREYSTGHTEAILTSSLAAAELFIAEIESAAVIVNASTRFTDGGQLGLGAEVGISTQKMHARGPMGLTELTTTKWIVQGDGHVRK
- the obgE gene encoding GTPase ObgE, with amino-acid sequence MAAFVDRVTLHVTAGNGGHGCVSIKREKFKPLGGPDGGNGGKGGDIILRVDPQVTTLLDFHHLPHRKAGNGEPGKGGLHPGKHGEDLILGVPAGTVVKSKDGDILGDLINVGDEYIAAIGGMGGLGNAAISSDKRKAPGFALLGIPGTSQDIVLELKSMADIALVGYPSAGKSSLIAAVSAARPKIADYPFTTLVPNLGVVQAGETRFTVADVPGLIPGASEGKGLGHEFLRHVERCAAIVHVLDCASLESDRDPITDLDIIEAELANYEADSTFAGTDGTIVPLIDRPKLIALNKVDMPDGAEMAEFVRPELEKRGYRVFEISALSRNGLRELSFAMAELVEQARAEQVVEAPVVEVPVIRPRFSNKEEFYIRREEQNLEPLWRVIGEKPERWIMQTDFRNDEAVGYLADRLAKLGVENKLFKAGAKPGDAVVIGSEEDSVVFDWEPTMAAGAELLGGSRRGEDVRLEDRGNRKTREEKRAEHEDRKAAKAAARQELEAERKAGIWTESVNAKNAKNAAGKKAAQEEE